ACTTACGTACATTCCCATAAATATCCAATTCGGCGGCCCATACTTTATCACCTGACGCATCGTATGCTTCACAGGGTGTGCCGACGTGATCTGTGATGATGGTATATTTCTCCTGCCCGGTTATTTTAGCTGCCACTTTAAAAGTATCGTCTTCAAATACCCAGGTGGTGAGGGTATCGGGAGGAACAGGTTCCGGATGGCTTTCCCTGATGGTGCCAGATTCATCGATGATAAGGGTGGGTTTATCTTTGACGGGATAATTCCACTCATGTAAAGGCATATCACCATTCCATATGAACCGGGTTAGCTGCCCGTTGAAAACCTTTTCTGTTCTGCGTCCCAGGGCATCATACTGAAAAGTAACGGTCTGTTGATCGGGACGGCGTACCTGTTTTAACAGCCCGTTGCTGTACCATTCGTATTCCCAGGTTACGGGGAATGAAGAGGAGGTAACAATTTTTTTTGTGAGATTTCCGGCTTCGTCATAAATGAAGCGTGTATCGGCTGTTGCTGTTAAACGTCCTCCTTCGCTATATTTCCGGTCGTTGCGGGTGGGCGTTTTATAGAGATTACCGGCTTTATCGGGTGTCCGGTAATCATAGTGTCCGTCTTCATATTGCGCCCAGGCCAGGTTGCCAAAGTCGTCATGCCCGAACTTGATCATGCTGCCGGTAATGCCATTCATGATTTGTTTCAGGCGGTGTTGGACGTCCCAGTGATACGCCTTGCTGCGCGTGGTTTTGCCATGGCTGGTAACGGTGTGGGCGTCCGGTGTCGCGGACGCGGCTGATCCCGGGTGGTATACCCAGTTGCTTTTTATATCGCCGGGTAAAGTGCGTGTTGTTTCCAGTCCCAGTAAGTTGCGCTGTATCTGTGCGGTCCACGGGGCTGTTGTGGTGGAGGTTGCGGCCTGTATGCCCGTGAGGTCGCCCATGTTGTCCCATTGCGTGTGAATGGAGGCGCCAAGACTGCTTTGCAGGGAAGTGCGTTTACCTGTTACATCGTATTCACTGGTCACCAAATGTCCATTCTGCCATTCCTGCGTTATGCGTCCCAGCGCATCTCTTTGCAATTGTACATGGCTGTGGGCATTGGTAGCTTCCGTAAGTGCGCCGTTGCGGTTGTAGCTGAATGTTTCCCAGCTGCCATCCTGGTGTTCCGTTCTTGTAATCAGCCCGTTGTAATTATATTCGTAGGTTGTCCATTTTCCACCCGGCTGGTGCACCTTTATTATTTTGCCGGTTGTATCACGCTCATAGTGGCGGGTGATGCCATCAAAGCCGGTTTCAGCAATGATACTGCCGGTGCTGTTGCGGGTAAAGCGATAAGTTTCGCCATGTTCATTTACAACGCCAGTGAGTTCTTCGTCCTTGTTATAAATGAAATGTGTTTTAACGCCTTTTTCTTCCAGTTGTTTCAGGTTGCCCAGCGGCGTATAGCGGAAGTGGATTTCCTTGTTTTTATCTTTCTGTGTGGTTACTTTATCGTAAGCATTGTATTGCAGTTGTACCTGGTTGCCATCGGGTAGGTGTACATGAGTGATACGGCCAAGGGCATCGTATCTGAACGTCTGTTCTTCCATCAGCGGATTACAGAGTTGCAGGCATTGTCCCCAGGCATCATATTCCCAGGTTGTTTTTCCGCCATCAGGGAGGGTAACGGCTTCCAGGTTAAAATCATCGTCGTAGGTGAGCAGTGTTTCATTTTCCTGCTCATCTTCTATTTTACACAACAGGTTATTTTCATTATACCGGAATACGCGCATGCTGCCGTCGGCCAGGGTGAGGGTATGCAGCAACCCGGTATCTGCATCGTAAATATAGGTGCGGCTGTTACCTTCTGCGTCCGCTATACTCACGGGTTTCCCCGCCTCATTGTAAGCAGCGGTGGGGGAGGATCCGTCTGGTTGTACCACAGCGGTGGTATTTCCCCTGTCATCATACGTATAGCCGGTAGTGTTACCTTCTGCATCTGTGTAGCGGTATACTTCCATTTCATCGGTATACGTAAAGAAGGTAGTATTCCCCTCCGGATCTTTGATCTGTGATACCACAAAATCCGGTGTATAGTACCAGGTGGTGGTATGTCCCTGCGAATTGGTGGTAGTGTTGTATCCATCTTCCGGGTGGTATTCCAGGAAGCCTTCCATGCTGCCATCCTCTCCGAAGGTATGGGTACAACGGTTTTTATGATCGTATTCCCAATAGAATGACTGTCCGTTGCGGTCTGTTTTTTTTACCATGCGATGCTCACGGTATTGGATATACGTAGTTTGCTGTAAGGCATCCGTTAGCTCACATAAATCGCCCGCTTCATTGTAGGCATAGCTGACCAGCAACCGCTGTTGCCCGCGATGCTGTGCGGTTACCTGTGTAATCCTGCCCTGCTCATCGCTCCGGATCAGCAAATGTCTGCCGGCGCTGTCGATGATACGCAGGAGATGCCCCTGTGCATTGTAGTGTAAGCTGATCATAAAACCGGCTTCATCCTGTATGCTGATCAACCGGTATTGCTCATCCTGCGGGTGCTGTTTACGGAAAGTGTGGGTTAACCCGCTGTCATAGTCAAGCAGCGTATATTCATCACTGTTAGTGCGGGTCAGTTGTCGTTTCTCATGACGATTGTAGTCGCTGTTGCCATTATACGGTAATGATTCAAATACGGCGCTGCGGCCATCTTCCAGCAAAACTACGGTGGCATCTTCCACCGGAAATTCCTGTATGCGCATATCAAAACGCAGGAGCGTGCCATGGCCCAGCAGGCCGTTAAACGGACTGTCACTATTCCAGGAACGCTCCCATTTCAACGGAATGGGACCGGGCAGTTCAAAATCAGTTCCGTCATAGATCACAATCCCCTGTATCAGGTCTACCGGTTCAAACCCTTTCTTGCAAAGGGCTTTGCTCAGTTTGTTGCTGCCTATTTTATTCTTTAAAGTATGATTGAATTTAGTGGCCAGTTTTTTTCCGGCTTTACCCAATCCTTTCATGGCGGCGCCAAATCCGTAGGACATCAGCAGGTTGAGAATAACGCCCGCCCAGTCCGGCACGAAGGGGCCACCCACCATCACGGGTTTACCAAATGATAATGGAATGGAGTAAGAAGTGGGCAGGTATAAACTGGGGATAGGGATCATTTTCTTGCCCGGTGTGAGCGACAGCGGTATACCGATATCATTGCAGGTCATCAGCATGTGACCCGAAGGGGTCATCAGGTTGCCATCTACTTTTACTTTTTTGCTGCCGAAAAAGTTAACGGAATCATGCCCTATCATCGGCGCCAGCAGGAAAGGGCCGCCCATGGGGATGTGGAAAAGGAACACCAGCATGCCGCTGGTATCGCTCTTGCCGCGCGGTACATGATTTACTTTGGTGGTAGCGCCTATAAAGGGAACATAATCCATCGGGTCTACTACCAGCCCGATATATGGGTGTGGCAGCGGTACCGGGAATCCGAAAAGGATCACAATATGAATATCGAGGCCTATAACAGGCGTGAAGTGCTTGTTACTGACTAGCATAGATTTCCAGCGGTATTTTTAATTTATTTAAGATGAAGACGCATCTTCGGTTTCCGTTTCTATCTGAGGTTGCATGATCATGCGGGTTCTTGACTTTTTCATTCGGTCTATCTCTTCCTTCCAGTTTTCGCCAAACAGTCTTTTCATTTTTTCATTGATATCGTGTACAACCGTGGTTAACTTATTCGTATAGGCGTAATCGTGATAATCACGCACGAGGTAGCTGTAAACAGACGTGGTTATTTCGTCATCATTCATTTCAATGCCGCCCTGGTAAGCCTGCTCCAGCACCGTATAATAGCGGCTGGTATCTTTGCGGCGGCATAACTCTGCTGCCTGGTACCAGGCATTCATGGCCTGCGGCAGGAACTTATGTTCCTGCGCGGTGGCCGCCTGTTTGATAAACCAGTCGATCGCTTCGGTAAACCGTTTCCTGATCTGTGCATAGGCGCCCTGGTAACCATAGAACTGTATCACCAGCGGCAGGCATGCCGGATCGCCGTGTTGCATACCCTGCCTGGCTATGCGGCCACCTTTTTCCAGCAGCAGTGGTAGCTTCGGGTCGCGCTTGAAGTTAAACAACATGCCCGCATACGAAATATGTGCTGTAGCAAATAATCCTTTGTTGCCGCTTCGCTGGGTACAGTCGAGCATGCGTTGTCCCCAATAATGCAGGCGTTTGAGGTCCTTGTCTTTTAAGGCGTTGCCCATTTCAAACAGGCATTTACGGTACTGCACTTCCGGGTCGTTGGGATTACCGGAGGTGGCCAGTTTCTGTATGGCGTTTTCCAGTTGTAATGGAATGTGCATGGAAAGCACCTGGCCGGGGAAAGGACGTTCGTTGATCGCAAGATGATCTTTATTCACATGGTCAATGACCAGCAATTTTATACCGGCGGGGATGCCTCTTTTCAGGAGGCTGGCAAGCCAGGAAGCGAAGCTGCGGGTATCGCTCACCTGCCGCGGCAGCAGTGCCAGCACCAGCTCCCGTGGCTGAAAGGGGAGTGCCTCGCGGAATGTTTGCAGCATTTGCAACAGGAGCGCATCCTGCGGCGCCTGTGCGTCATAGGCCAATGCCTGCCGGTAGGGGTGGGCGTCCCAATGAAGAGCCGCGCCGCGTTGTTCCATTTCTTTCAACAATTCGGTGCTGCCATCGTATGTTTCCAGCCAGTCTTTGATGAGGTTTGTACTAAAGGTGTCTTCATTTTCAAAAGGGGTGAGATGGGTAACAAACACTTCCTCCAACTGCCCATGGGCAGTGGACTCCAGTTTACAAAAACCTTCGTATAGCCGTGCTTCTTCCGGTTTGATAACCAGTCTCACCAGCCGCAGACCGGGCCTGTTGTATACGCCCTTCCGCCAATGCTGCTGGATCTTGTTGATTTCCTGTGCTATCGGATTGTGTTCATTCATCAGCAGTTCAGGTTTATCATACCGCCCTTAATATCTGTGGTGGCCTGTCCGTTTACCTTTATTTCAGTACTGTTAATCGTTACTTTGGTGTTGCCGGTTGTTTCATGATGTTCTGCCTTCATTTTCATGTTGGCATTGCTTTTCAGCTCATGCAGGGTTTGTGCGGTGGCGTGTATTTTGTCAGCATTGGAAACGATCTTGTTGGCGGAATTGTCTACCGTGATCTTCGCCGCACCTTCTCCGATGATCACTTTTTGTGAGCCTTTGAGATGTATTTCCTTTGAAATAAATTCTATTTTATTGGGAGCATCCACTACAATTTTATCATCTGTTTTAACGGTCACCAGTGTTTGTGATTGCACGGTAATATTGCCGGAACCATCCATGATCATGGTGCTGCCGTTTTTATCGGTAACGGTTACACTACCGGAGTTGTCGTCCAGTTGAATAAGGTTACCACTGCGGGTTTTGATGGCTTTCATATTATTTTGTGCATCGCCGTAACCACTTTTGGATTTGCCGTTGAATTTACTGCCAAGCACAAAAGGCATTTCTGCATTGCCGCCTTCAAATCCTACCACTACTTCTTCGCCTACTTCGGGTACAAAGTGAAAACCTGTACCACCGCCTGCTGCGGGCGACGCCTGCCGGAGCCAGGGGCTCAGTTCATTTTGCGTTTGCCAGAAAAACTGCACCCTGACACGCCCTAGCTTTTCCGGATCGTTGTTGTCTTTTACCAGCGCGCTTTGTATGTCTGCTTTGGGCACCAGGTGGGGGTTACTGTAAGGTGGCACTTTTACGTCGGCAGGTATGGCGGTAAAAGAACAATGGTAGTTGCCGGGGCCGCTGGCAAAATGTGTACAGGAGATGACCGTGTAGGCCGACTGACTGCTATCACTTGCAATGCTGATCCGTTGAGCGGGCATAACCGGTACCTGGCTGATGCCACTTACTTTTACGAAAGCGGCGGAAGTTACTTTTGTTTGCAGCTCCTTTACCTGCTTCAGTTCGTCGGATGTATAACCATGATGGATAAACGTTTGTTTGCTGGAATTAGCGGAATAGAGATCGTCAGAGGCCGACATGGACAGCTGCATGAGCGGATGGGAGCCGCTTTCTGCCTTCTGCGATTTTTCGCTGAGGGGCGAGGCTTTCATCGCATCATACGACACATAATTGATCCGTTGCGGGGTAACGGCAGCTACTGTTTTCAGGTTATGCAGGGTAACATCTTTTGTCAGCTTCACTTCTTTTTTCTGTATGTCGCCGATTACGAGGGTGTTGCCATCGTAATACATCCATTCACCGTAGCGGGCGGAAACCCTTGCCAGGAAGTCGAAATCGGTTTCATTATATTGAACGCAATAAGGTAATGGCTTTTTATAACCGGGTACGATCTGTGTTTTCAGCAGGCTGCTGCTGGCATCTTTCAACGCTCCCTGGATTACATTCTGTAATGATTGCTGATAGTAGGAAGAGCTTTGCGGAACATCATCCAGCAAAATGGTGGGGCTCACGCCGGATACCTGGAACCCGGTGGTGGCGCCATCTCCCTCCATCACCGCAATGCTGGTGATCAGCCCTTTAAAACGGAAATCATCAAAACTGATAGAGATCCCTTTGCCGATATAGCTTTCAACAATGTGCCGCTGATATGACAAATTGTTGATTACACCACCGGGCCGCCACAGGAAGCTGAAATAATGGTGGTTGCCAACGGATTGTTCCAGGGTTATATTATTAAACTCCACGGGGCCCGCATAACCTTCAATGCCTATTGCTGACTTTTTCAGAAATTTATCGTCACCCATAAGTATTACTTTGTAATAAGTTTAAAAATCATTTTTGTCGATGAATGCGCTTCCCGGAAAAGGATCCGGCATGTTAATGGAATGTACTTCCCGGCTTTTGTATAAACCGTTATGCGTCTCCTGAAATCCGCTTACCTGCTTTCCGAACTTTAATAAATTGGCTGGAAGCGTAGTATCGGCGGGTATTTCAGCCGCAGGTACTATAAATGTATGTAGCTCCTTTTTCTCCGGATCGATGCTAAAAGTTCCCACAGTCGGCACCTGTATATGCAGCAGGTTATTCTCCCGTACACAGTGGATGGAAGAAGCGGGTATAATTGTTTGGGTAAGACCTGTATTGTGCAGGAGTGCCGGAAGATGAAAAGCGATGGAAGTATGTTCGTAACCGGGCATATGTGTTGCAGGGCTATGTTCCAGGTGAAGAAGCATGAACCGTGCTACCAGCTTTATATTTTCGGGAAGGGCATGCATGATTAGTCCTCCCATTTCCTTTTGTATTCCACACTACCTATTTTCAGTTCACGCGCGGAAATAACGATATGTGTAACCATGGGACTACTACCGTTGTGGTGGTAGCTTTCATGGAACTGTACACAAATACCTTCCGAAAATTCAACCGTGCGTAAACTGGAGTCATGGTCGCGGCGTTTGAAGATGATGGTGCCGTCACGTTTTTCTTCCGGCGAAATCATCCACTGTACAAGGTCTGTATCCCTTGCCGATTCGAGTACCAGGGAAATAGCGCCGCCCCGCGGGAGTGTGCTGGGTTTGCCAATGGCATCTGTATGTTGTGAGAAGCCATAGTTGCACTCCAATACATTCGCTGATTTACCTCCTATGATAAGTTCTGCCTTGAAAGACATAAATAAGTTTTTATTACGTGAATGATCCGGTTTTTATGAAAGGCGCGATAATAACGTTGTTTGGGAAGTTATATCGCTGTAAAAACATGTTGAGAAATATGCAAATGATTAACAACAAAATATCGTTTACTCGGGCAAAAGGTTTTTCTCATGGGTTCCTTTTTATGGATGTTAATTAAACGGTTCTTCTTCTATGGGTCTTGCGAAAATAATTATTCTGCTGCATAAATAATCAATATGCCCCTTTTAATTTTTAACGGAGATGAATATGCTGTATCATATTTAATAGGTAGACATCCTATCTATATTTTTCTGTCTTTATATCTCCCGAAAAAAAATTATGCTTTATTAACATTATCCAGATTATTATATTTTTTTATATAAAATTAGTTTTAATTATTTATGAAGATGATTGACAGGTCTGTGTTCTGTGCTTTGTTACAAATAAAAATAACGCGCTTGGTTATCTTTATTTATTGAGTATAAATGGACGATATCATCCGCGTGTCAGTTTTTCTTGTGGATTGAATTTTATATAAATGTTTTCGCAGTATCTTTATGATGCCTCTTTAGGGAAGGTAGGAATACTCATTGTTAACTTGTTTTAGAAAAACCTGAATCATCCAAATGACCCTGTCGACGTTGACCATATTCGGCACTGATGTGCAGTCTGCCATCAGGATTTCGAAGGCAATAGCCAAGGACTTCCATCATGCGCAGTATACGCCTGCGCACTTGCTACGCGCGTGCATGCATAAGGAAACAGGGTTGACCACTGCACTGCATCAAATGGATATTGATGTTTATTACCTGGAAGAATGGGCAGAAGTAAGACTGGATGAATTACCGAGGTCATCGCGTCTGCCAGATGAAGCAGAGCCGGATGATGGCGCTGCTGCTGTGTTACAGGAGGCGATGCATATTATGCAGGAGCAGGATGCAACTGCAATGGATGCGTGGAGCCTGCTTATTGCGTTGTGTACACCAGGCGTAGGCTTCTCTTACGAACAGTTAAAAACATTCCCTTTTACCCGTGAACAATTAATTGCTGCCAGCAAAAAAAGCAAGGACAGCCCCACGAATAATACGACCACTACCAATACTATTAAACCGGGTGCGCTGAAATATGTGTACCGTATCACCGATCCGCAACTGCTCAAAACATTTCATCCGGTAATAGGCCGTGATGGAGAAATAAGGGTTATAACGGAGATCCTTACACGTAAGGACCGCGCCAGCGTACTTATCATAGGAGAAGGAGGTGTAGGTAAAACCGCACTGGTAGAAGGACTGGCCCGTGCTATCGTACAAAAGCAGGTACCCTTGCAGTTACACTCGTCCGAAATGTATGCACTGGACTATGGTGCATTTATTGCGGGGGCCGCTTATAAGAACGAACTGGAAGACCGGCTGCTGCAAATTATACAACAACTGAAACAAACGGGCAGGCATATACTTTTTATTGACAACCTGCACACTTTGCTCGACAAGCAATCCGGTGGCGGTATGGCCAATGTGATCAAGGCTTCGCTGGGCAAAGGTGAAATCATACTCATCGGTACCACTACGCCGGAAGGCTTCCGTAAACTGATAGAACCGGATGCCATCCTGCGCCACCGTTTTGAAACCATTACGTTGGCAGAGCCGGATGAAACACAGGCCACCCGCATGATCACGGCAGTAGTGCCTGTATATGAAAGTTTCTACCAGCTGAAGGTACCACCCGAAAGCATATACGAAGCCATCCGTTTGTCCAGGCGTTACCTGAAAGAGCGATGTCTGCCAGATAGTGCTATCAACCTGCTGGACCGGACCATGGCTGCTATCCGCGCCATGCAGGATACCGGCATCCCTTTATTGGATAGCTTACAGAAAGAATTTGATGCTATTATTAGTGAGGAATCCTTACAAAATGAAGATCTGCTGTGGTTTTATCGGCAGTTGATGGAACGCCTCGGTGCGCTCCTGTCCAGCAAGCTGCATACCGCACAGGAAGTACATAAAATAAGCGACACAACCGAATTACAGGCATACCTGCAACAACTGTTGGAGCAGCTTACCACACTGGTGGCTGCAAAGCAGGAGGTTGTTACGCCTGTGGATCTGGCAACCATGATTGCAGGGATCACCGGTATTCCGTTAGGAAAAATACAATCGCAGGAAAGAGAACGCCTCGTGAGTATGGACCTGCATTTACGCAAAAGAGTTGTAGGACAGGACCATGCATTAAAGGCAGTGGCCGACGCCATTCTTGAATCCAGATCCGGCCTCAGCAGGCCCGGTCAGCCAATTGGCTCCTTCTTTTTCCTCGGACCTACCGGAACCGGTAAAACAGAACTGGCCAAGTCTTTGGCAGATTTTTTGTTCCAGGACGAACGCTGCATGATCCGTTTTGACATGTCCGAATTTAAAGAGGAACACGCTGCTGCATTATTGTATGGCGCCCCTCCCGGATATGTTGGATATGAAGAAGGCGGTTTGCTGGTAAACAAAATACGGCAACAACCCTACGCCGTAGTATTGTTCGACGAAATAGAAAAAGCACATCCATCTGTATTTGATATTTTTTTACAGAT
The Chitinophaga sp. MM2321 DNA segment above includes these coding regions:
- the tssD gene encoding type VI secretion system tube protein TssD codes for the protein MSFKAELIIGGKSANVLECNYGFSQHTDAIGKPSTLPRGGAISLVLESARDTDLVQWMISPEEKRDGTIIFKRRDHDSSLRTVEFSEGICVQFHESYHHNGSSPMVTHIVISARELKIGSVEYKRKWED
- a CDS encoding RHS repeat-associated core domain-containing protein, with the protein product MLVSNKHFTPVIGLDIHIVILFGFPVPLPHPYIGLVVDPMDYVPFIGATTKVNHVPRGKSDTSGMLVFLFHIPMGGPFLLAPMIGHDSVNFFGSKKVKVDGNLMTPSGHMLMTCNDIGIPLSLTPGKKMIPIPSLYLPTSYSIPLSFGKPVMVGGPFVPDWAGVILNLLMSYGFGAAMKGLGKAGKKLATKFNHTLKNKIGSNKLSKALCKKGFEPVDLIQGIVIYDGTDFELPGPIPLKWERSWNSDSPFNGLLGHGTLLRFDMRIQEFPVEDATVVLLEDGRSAVFESLPYNGNSDYNRHEKRQLTRTNSDEYTLLDYDSGLTHTFRKQHPQDEQYRLISIQDEAGFMISLHYNAQGHLLRIIDSAGRHLLIRSDEQGRITQVTAQHRGQQRLLVSYAYNEAGDLCELTDALQQTTYIQYREHRMVKKTDRNGQSFYWEYDHKNRCTHTFGEDGSMEGFLEYHPEDGYNTTTNSQGHTTTWYYTPDFVVSQIKDPEGNTTFFTYTDEMEVYRYTDAEGNTTGYTYDDRGNTTAVVQPDGSSPTAAYNEAGKPVSIADAEGNSRTYIYDADTGLLHTLTLADGSMRVFRYNENNLLCKIEDEQENETLLTYDDDFNLEAVTLPDGGKTTWEYDAWGQCLQLCNPLMEEQTFRYDALGRITHVHLPDGNQVQLQYNAYDKVTTQKDKNKEIHFRYTPLGNLKQLEEKGVKTHFIYNKDEELTGVVNEHGETYRFTRNSTGSIIAETGFDGITRHYERDTTGKIIKVHQPGGKWTTYEYNYNGLITRTEHQDGSWETFSYNRNGALTEATNAHSHVQLQRDALGRITQEWQNGHLVTSEYDVTGKRTSLQSSLGASIHTQWDNMGDLTGIQAATSTTTAPWTAQIQRNLLGLETTRTLPGDIKSNWVYHPGSAASATPDAHTVTSHGKTTRSKAYHWDVQHRLKQIMNGITGSMIKFGHDDFGNLAWAQYEDGHYDYRTPDKAGNLYKTPTRNDRKYSEGGRLTATADTRFIYDEAGNLTKKIVTSSSFPVTWEYEWYSNGLLKQVRRPDQQTVTFQYDALGRRTEKVFNGQLTRFIWNGDMPLHEWNYPVKDKPTLIIDESGTIRESHPEPVPPDTLTTWVFEDDTFKVAAKITGQEKYTIITDHVGTPCEAYDASGDKVWAAELDIYGNVRKLEGQKDFVPFRYQGQYEDIETGLYYNRFRYYSATDGLYISQDPIGLMGGMQLYGYVPDPNSWIDPLGLNAKPETAAEFEKRLAKMRPGEKPIAARGKLDKVASRNGWAKDPKLTEKNGKRVVYKDADGKLYSQDTQHGRFEYLDKRGTHLGEFDIDGNQTKAADKSGGHNLCT
- the vgrG gene encoding type VI secretion system tip protein VgrG — protein: MGDDKFLKKSAIGIEGYAGPVEFNNITLEQSVGNHHYFSFLWRPGGVINNLSYQRHIVESYIGKGISISFDDFRFKGLITSIAVMEGDGATTGFQVSGVSPTILLDDVPQSSSYYQQSLQNVIQGALKDASSSLLKTQIVPGYKKPLPYCVQYNETDFDFLARVSARYGEWMYYDGNTLVIGDIQKKEVKLTKDVTLHNLKTVAAVTPQRINYVSYDAMKASPLSEKSQKAESGSHPLMQLSMSASDDLYSANSSKQTFIHHGYTSDELKQVKELQTKVTSAAFVKVSGISQVPVMPAQRISIASDSSQSAYTVISCTHFASGPGNYHCSFTAIPADVKVPPYSNPHLVPKADIQSALVKDNNDPEKLGRVRVQFFWQTQNELSPWLRQASPAAGGGTGFHFVPEVGEEVVVGFEGGNAEMPFVLGSKFNGKSKSGYGDAQNNMKAIKTRSGNLIQLDDNSGSVTVTDKNGSTMIMDGSGNITVQSQTLVTVKTDDKIVVDAPNKIEFISKEIHLKGSQKVIIGEGAAKITVDNSANKIVSNADKIHATAQTLHELKSNANMKMKAEHHETTGNTKVTINSTEIKVNGQATTDIKGGMINLNC
- a CDS encoding ATP-dependent Clp protease ATP-binding subunit, which codes for MTLSTLTIFGTDVQSAIRISKAIAKDFHHAQYTPAHLLRACMHKETGLTTALHQMDIDVYYLEEWAEVRLDELPRSSRLPDEAEPDDGAAAVLQEAMHIMQEQDATAMDAWSLLIALCTPGVGFSYEQLKTFPFTREQLIAASKKSKDSPTNNTTTTNTIKPGALKYVYRITDPQLLKTFHPVIGRDGEIRVITEILTRKDRASVLIIGEGGVGKTALVEGLARAIVQKQVPLQLHSSEMYALDYGAFIAGAAYKNELEDRLLQIIQQLKQTGRHILFIDNLHTLLDKQSGGGMANVIKASLGKGEIILIGTTTPEGFRKLIEPDAILRHRFETITLAEPDETQATRMITAVVPVYESFYQLKVPPESIYEAIRLSRRYLKERCLPDSAINLLDRTMAAIRAMQDTGIPLLDSLQKEFDAIISEESLQNEDLLWFYRQLMERLGALLSSKLHTAQEVHKISDTTELQAYLQQLLEQLTTLVAAKQEVVTPVDLATMIAGITGIPLGKIQSQERERLVSMDLHLRKRVVGQDHALKAVADAILESRSGLSRPGQPIGSFFFLGPTGTGKTELAKSLADFLFQDERCMIRFDMSEFKEEHAAALLYGAPPGYVGYEEGGLLVNKIRQQPYAVVLFDEIEKAHPSVFDIFLQIMDEGKLHDRLGKTGDFSNALVLFTSNIGSDAITRSFQDGVIPASQQLMELMARHFRPEFLGRLTEIVPFGPIRQENVEKIFDIHLQHLLQLLQQQQISLTVTPAARKHLAMMGYSPQYGARPLREVIRGQLRKPLSRMIIDGSLQKDMVVTLDLKAAQLDWLIS